A window of the Trichoplusia ni isolate ovarian cell line Hi5 chromosome 4, tn1, whole genome shotgun sequence genome harbors these coding sequences:
- the LOC113492823 gene encoding YTH domain-containing family protein 1 isoform X2 encodes MSAGVSDQRMKGQGNQVTNAPKEQHLESGGDELAEVSWRHQQQPSYAPPISSAADPYSVAGYYGVFGPSTTPFSTAAFGQPASTFNYFHGNGDYSTWGQLGRAKQYDDYYRADGLYVPDGIKAVESGVQSLSLGEHKSEKDRPPELKDVSGGSQPKKMTWASIASQPAKPAPSTQGGAVKKKGPGMPPPPIVPGKHNMDISTWDAGKSAPVVTAPPPPPLAPPPVPAPLPMPAAAPSAAPSGGLQARAPPQHAPPPAWAHPPRAPPPQHAPHAPPPQHAPRPPLVAPPVAVPPPPTAPPVPHPVLDELRVKNDYNPKEFDLSAPLARFFVIKSYSEDDIHRSIKYEIWCSTEHGNKRLDAAFREREREGGAVFLFFSVNGSGHFCGMARMTSAVDYNSNSNVWSQDKWKGQFRVRWIYVKDVPNVQLRHIKLENNENKPVTNSRDTQEVPHAKGLQVLRIMHCYCHSTSIFDDFIHYERRQEEEDSRKVPHHSNQDNNRDDHDNGRGYRNYRDYRDKRDGRDGRDPRDGRDGRDGREQRDSRDGRDGRDGRDGRDGRDHRDARDVRDVRDVRDPRDHRDSRSYRDPRDALDLDDDGPRDYNDHNDRNDSGMYRDGPLSNMYRDRDYNRPRKDRDGSRGRGRPRN; translated from the exons GTGTGTTTGGGCCCTCAACGACACCATTTTCGACCGCTGCATTCGGTCAACCAGCgtcaacttttaattattttcacggTAATGGCGACTATTCAACTTGGGGACAACTCGGTCGCGCGAAGCAGTATGATGATTATTATAGGGCCGACGGCCTTTACGTGCCGGACGGCATCAAAGCTGTGGAGAGTGGCGTGCAGTCGCTCTCGCTCGGCGAACACAAATCGGAGAAGGATCGCCCTCCGGAGCTCAAGGACGTGTCGGGTGGCTCTCAACCCAAAAAGATGACATGGGCATCTATCGCCAGCCAGCCCGCCAAGCCCGCGCCCTCCACCCAGGGCGGCGCAGTAAAGAAGAAGGGGCCTGGCATGCCTCCTCCGCCGATAGTGCCCGGCAAGCACAACATGGACATCAGCACGTGGGACGCAGGCAAGAGCGCGCCGGTGGTGACGGctccgccaccgccgccgctcGCGCCCCCGCCCGTGCCGGCCCCGCTGCCCATGCCGGCCGCCGCCCCGAGCGCGGCGCCGTCGGGCGGGCTGCAGGCGCGCGCGCCCCCGCAGCacgcgcccccgcccgcctgGGCGCAcccgccgcgcgcgcccccgccgcagcacgcgccgcacgccccGCCCCCGCAGCACGCGCCCCGCCCGCCGCTGGTGGCGCCGCCTGTGGCCGTGCCGCCGCCACCCACCGCGCCGCCTGTGCCGCACCCAGTGCTCGACGAGCTACGCGTTAAAAATGATTACAATCCTAAAGAATTTGACTTAAGTGCACCCCTTGCTCGGTTCTTTGTGATTAAATCGTACTCTGAGGATGATATCCATCGCAGTATCAAGTACGAGATTTGGTGCAGTACCGAGCACGGCAACAAGCGCCTCGATGCAGCTTTCCGGGAGCGCGAGCGGGAGGGGGGTGCCGTATTTCTGTTCTTTTCAGTGAACGGCAGCGGCCATTTCTGTGGAATGGCCCGTATGACTAGTGCGGTCGATTACAACTCCAACTCGAACGTATGGTCGCAGGACAAGTGGAAAGGACAGTTTCGTGTAAGGTGGATCTATGTTAAGGACGTTCCGAACGTGCAACTGCGTCATATCAAATTAGAAAATAACGAGAATAAGCCGGTGACGAATTCTCGCGACACTCAGGAAGTGCCGCACGCTAAAGGGCTGCAAGTGTTACGTATTATGCACTGCTATTGTCATTCGACTTCTATTTTTGACGATTTCATTCATTATGAGAGGCGTCAGGAGGAAGAGGATTCGCGAAAGGTCCCTCATCACAGCAACCAGGACAATAATCGTGACGACCATGACAACGGTCGCGGGTACCGAAACTACCGAGACTATCGTGATAAGCGAGACGGACGCGATGGGCGCGACCCTCGCGACGGCCGAGACGGGCGAGATGGTCGCGAGCAGCGTGATAGTCGTGACGGTCGCGATGGGCGGGACGGGCGTGACGGTCGCGATGGTCGGGACCACCGGGACGCGCGTGACGTACGTGACGTGCGTGACGTGCGAGACCCGCGCGACCACCGCGACTCCCGCAGCTACCGCGACCCTCGCGACGCGCTCGACCTGGACGACGACGGCCCGCGGGACTATAACGACCATAACGATCGTAATGACTCAGGCATGTATCGTGACGGTCCGCTGTCGAACATGTATCGCGACCGAGATTACAACAGGCCTCGCAAG GACCGAGACGGTTCGCGCGGGCGTGGTCGTCCTCGCAATTGA
- the LOC113492823 gene encoding YTH domain-containing family protein 1 isoform X3 produces the protein MSAGVSDQRMKGQGNQVTNAPKEQHLESGGDELAEVSWRHQQQPSYAPPISSAADPYSVAGVFGPSTTPFSTAAFGQPASTFNYFHGNGDYSTWGQLGRAKQYDDYYRADGLYVPDGIKAVESGVQSLSLGEHKSEKDRPPELKDVSGGSQPKKMTWASIASQPAKPAPSTQGGAVKKKGPGMPPPPIVPGKHNMDISTWDAGKSAPVVTAPPPPPLAPPPVPAPLPMPAAAPSAAPSGGLQARAPPQHAPPPAWAHPPRAPPPQHAPHAPPPQHAPRPPLVAPPVAVPPPPTAPPVPHPVLDELRVKNDYNPKEFDLSAPLARFFVIKSYSEDDIHRSIKYEIWCSTEHGNKRLDAAFREREREGGAVFLFFSVNGSGHFCGMARMTSAVDYNSNSNVWSQDKWKGQFRVRWIYVKDVPNVQLRHIKLENNENKPVTNSRDTQEVPHAKGLQVLRIMHCYCHSTSIFDDFIHYERRQEEEDSRKVPHHSNQDNNRDDHDNGRGYRNYRDYRDKRDGRDGRDPRDGRDGRDGREQRDSRDGRDGRDGRDGRDGRDHRDARDVRDVRDVRDPRDHRDSRSYRDPRDALDLDDDGPRDYNDHNDRNDSGMYRDGPLSNMYRDRDYNRPRKDRDGSRGRGRPRN, from the exons GTGTGTTTGGGCCCTCAACGACACCATTTTCGACCGCTGCATTCGGTCAACCAGCgtcaacttttaattattttcacggTAATGGCGACTATTCAACTTGGGGACAACTCGGTCGCGCGAAGCAGTATGATGATTATTATAGGGCCGACGGCCTTTACGTGCCGGACGGCATCAAAGCTGTGGAGAGTGGCGTGCAGTCGCTCTCGCTCGGCGAACACAAATCGGAGAAGGATCGCCCTCCGGAGCTCAAGGACGTGTCGGGTGGCTCTCAACCCAAAAAGATGACATGGGCATCTATCGCCAGCCAGCCCGCCAAGCCCGCGCCCTCCACCCAGGGCGGCGCAGTAAAGAAGAAGGGGCCTGGCATGCCTCCTCCGCCGATAGTGCCCGGCAAGCACAACATGGACATCAGCACGTGGGACGCAGGCAAGAGCGCGCCGGTGGTGACGGctccgccaccgccgccgctcGCGCCCCCGCCCGTGCCGGCCCCGCTGCCCATGCCGGCCGCCGCCCCGAGCGCGGCGCCGTCGGGCGGGCTGCAGGCGCGCGCGCCCCCGCAGCacgcgcccccgcccgcctgGGCGCAcccgccgcgcgcgcccccgccgcagcacgcgccgcacgccccGCCCCCGCAGCACGCGCCCCGCCCGCCGCTGGTGGCGCCGCCTGTGGCCGTGCCGCCGCCACCCACCGCGCCGCCTGTGCCGCACCCAGTGCTCGACGAGCTACGCGTTAAAAATGATTACAATCCTAAAGAATTTGACTTAAGTGCACCCCTTGCTCGGTTCTTTGTGATTAAATCGTACTCTGAGGATGATATCCATCGCAGTATCAAGTACGAGATTTGGTGCAGTACCGAGCACGGCAACAAGCGCCTCGATGCAGCTTTCCGGGAGCGCGAGCGGGAGGGGGGTGCCGTATTTCTGTTCTTTTCAGTGAACGGCAGCGGCCATTTCTGTGGAATGGCCCGTATGACTAGTGCGGTCGATTACAACTCCAACTCGAACGTATGGTCGCAGGACAAGTGGAAAGGACAGTTTCGTGTAAGGTGGATCTATGTTAAGGACGTTCCGAACGTGCAACTGCGTCATATCAAATTAGAAAATAACGAGAATAAGCCGGTGACGAATTCTCGCGACACTCAGGAAGTGCCGCACGCTAAAGGGCTGCAAGTGTTACGTATTATGCACTGCTATTGTCATTCGACTTCTATTTTTGACGATTTCATTCATTATGAGAGGCGTCAGGAGGAAGAGGATTCGCGAAAGGTCCCTCATCACAGCAACCAGGACAATAATCGTGACGACCATGACAACGGTCGCGGGTACCGAAACTACCGAGACTATCGTGATAAGCGAGACGGACGCGATGGGCGCGACCCTCGCGACGGCCGAGACGGGCGAGATGGTCGCGAGCAGCGTGATAGTCGTGACGGTCGCGATGGGCGGGACGGGCGTGACGGTCGCGATGGTCGGGACCACCGGGACGCGCGTGACGTACGTGACGTGCGTGACGTGCGAGACCCGCGCGACCACCGCGACTCCCGCAGCTACCGCGACCCTCGCGACGCGCTCGACCTGGACGACGACGGCCCGCGGGACTATAACGACCATAACGATCGTAATGACTCAGGCATGTATCGTGACGGTCCGCTGTCGAACATGTATCGCGACCGAGATTACAACAGGCCTCGCAAG GACCGAGACGGTTCGCGCGGGCGTGGTCGTCCTCGCAATTGA